Genomic segment of Candidatus Methylomirabilota bacterium:
GCAGGTGCTGAAGATGCCGATCTCGCACGGCGAGGGTAAGTACCACGCCGACGCGGACACCCTGCGGCGGCTGCGCGCGAAGAACCAGATCGTGTTCCGCTATTGCACCGAGCACGGCCGCGTGGTCAAGGAGGCCAATCCGAACGGCTCCCTCGACAACATCGCGGGCGTCATCAACGACGAGGGCACCGTCCTCGGCCTGATGCCGCATCCCGAGCGGGCCGCGGAGGCGGCGGTGGGCGGTACCGACGGCACCCTGATCTTCAACTCGATTCTCGGCACCCTCGTCGAAGACGGCTCGTTCCTGAAGCGGTAGGCCACGTGACAACCCAGTGGGGGCGGGGTGACCGCGGGCGACCCTAAGGTCACGCTGGAGCTGGCCCAGAGCCACGGCCTCACGGCCGAAGAGTACGATCGCATCATCCGGCGCCTCAGCCGGGAGCCCACCTTCACCGAGCTCGGTCTCTTCTCCGCGCTGTGGTCCGAGCATTGCGCCTACAAGCACTCCCGGGTCTTCCTCCGCTCGCTCCCCACCCGGGCGGCCCACGTCCTGCAGGGGCCCGGGGAGAACGCGGGCATCGTGGATCTGGGCGGAGATCTGGCGCTCACCTTCAAGATCGAGAGCCACAATCATCCCTCCTTCATCGAGCCCTTCCAGGGCGCGGCCACCGGGGTGGGCGGCATCTTGCGCGACATCTTCACGATGGGCGCGCGGCCCATCGCGGTGCTCGACTCGCTGCGCTTCGGCGACCCGGCCGACCCGCGCACGCGCCGTCTGATCGAGGGCGTGGTCTCGGGCATCGGGTGGTACGGCAACTGCTTCGGGGTGCCGAACCTGGGCGGCGAGGTCGGGTTCGCCCCGGAGTACGCGGGCAACCCGCTGGTCAACGCGATGGCGGTGGGGCTCGTGTCCAAGCGCGGGATCTTCCGGGCGCGCGCCGAAGGGGTCGGCAACCCGGTCTTCTACGTGGGCGCCAAGACCGGACGCGACGGCATCCACGGCGCCACCATGGCCTCGTCCACGTTCGACGAGACTGCGGAGGAGCGGCGTCCCACCGTGCAGGTCGGCGATCCGTTCACCGAGAAGCTGCTCCTCGAGGCCTGCCTCGAGGCCATGGCCACCGGCGCCATCGTGGGCATCCAGGACATGGGCGCGGCCGGGCTGGCGTGCGCCTGCTCGGAGATGCCGGCGCGCGCCGGCATGGGCATGGAGATCGAGGCCTCGCGGGTGCCCCAGCGCGAGACCGGGATGACGCCGTACGAGATCATGCTGTCGGAGTCGCAGGAGCGCATGCTGCTGGTGGCCGCGCGCGGCCGCGAGGACGACGTGCGCCGCACCTTCGCCAAGTGGGAGCTGGACGCCGTCGACATCGGCACCGTCACCGACGACGGCCTGTTGCGCGTGCGCTTCCACGGCGCGGTGGTGGCCGAGGTGCCGGTGAAGGCCCTGGCCGACGAGGCCCCGGTGTACGAGAAGCCCACCGCGCGGCCCGAGTGGCAGGACGCCCTCGCCGGCTTCGATCCGCTGTCCGTGGCGACGGGCACGGACGCGTCCGCGACGCTGCTCGACCTGCTGGCCTCGCCGGGGATCGCCTCCAAGGAGTGGGTGTACCGCCAGTACGATCAGCAGGTCGGCATCAACTCGCTGGTGCTGCCGGGGTCCGACGCGGGGGTGCTGCGCATCAAGGGCACTCGCACCGGCGTCGCGGTGACCACCGACTGCAACGCGCGTTTCGTGTACCTCGATCCGCGCGCGGGCGCCGCGATGGCGGTGGCCGAGGCCGCACGCAACCTGTCGGTGAGCGGAGCGCGGCCGCTCGGGCTCACGGACTGCCTGAACTTCGGCTCGCCCGAGCGGCCCGAGATCCTCTGGCAGTTCAAGGAGGCGGTGGCGGGCATCAGCGAGGCCTGTCGCGCCCTCGAAATCCCCGTGGTCGGCGGCAACGTCTCCTTCTACAATGAGACCCTGGGTCAGGCGGTGCTTCCCACGCCGGTTGTCGGCATGGCCGGGATTCTCGACGACGTGGAGGCGCGCTGCACGCAGTGGTTCGCCGAGGAGGGGGACCGGATCGCGCTGCTCGGACCGGACACGGTCAGCCTGGGCGGCTCCGAGTGGCTGTGGGCGCGCCATCGTCGGGTGGCCGGCCGGCTGGCGCCGCTGGATCTCGCGGTCGAGCGGGCGGTGCAGGAGGCCTGCCGGGCGGCCATCGGAGCCAGGCTGCTGGGCTCCGCGCACGATTGCGCGGAGGGCGGCCTGGCGGTGACGCTGGTCGAGGCGTGCGTGACCGGGCCGCGCCGGCTGGGCGCGGAGGTGGCGCTCGGTCCGGCCCGCGGCCCCGCCGATCTGATCCTGTTCGGTGAAGGACCGTCGCGGGTGCTGGTCTCGGTCAAGGTGGCTCGGGCGCAGCACTTCGAGCAGCTGATGAAGGAGTTCCGGGTGACGTGGCGCTTCATCGGACGGGTCGGGGGGGATCGGCTCCGGATCTGGAACGACGAGGGAAGCCTGGTGGACCTGGAGCTGGATCGGATCTCGGGCGCGTGGAGGGGTGGCTTTGAGCGACATGTCAGCTGAGGCGACACCCATCGAGCTGGACGACGACAAGTTCCACGACGAGTGCGGGCTGTTCGGCATCTGGAACCACGCCGAGGCCGCCAACGTCGTGTACCTCGGGCTCTACGCCCTGCAGCACCGGGGCCAGGAATCCGCCGGCATCGCGTCCACCGACGGCGAGCACTTCCAGGTCGAGAAGGCGATGGGCTGGGTCGCCGACGTGTTCAGCCGCGACCGCCTGAAGCGGCTGCCCGGCCACCGCGCCGTCGGGCACGTCCGCTATTCCACCGCGGGCAGCTCGAACCTCCGCAACGCCCAGCCCATCACCGGCACCACCGCCCACGGGCCGGTGGCCGTGGCCCACAACGGCAACCTGGTCAACGCCGAGGCGTTGCGCGAGGAGCTGGAGAAGGACGGCGCCGTCTTCCAGTCGTCCTCCGACACCGAGGTCATCCTCCATCTGCTGGCCCGCTCCGAGGGCGCGACCCTCGTCGACCAGCTCGCGCGCGCGCTGACCCGCGTGCGCGGCGCCTACACGCTGCTGCTGCTCACCCCCGACTCGGTGATCGGGGTGCGCGACCCCTCCGGCTTCCGCCCGCTCACCCTGGGCCGTCTCGACGACGCGCTGGTCCTCGCCTCGGAGACCTGCGCCCTCGACCTGATGGAGGCCAAGGTCGAGCGCGACGTCGAGCCCGGGGAGATCGTGGTCATCGACGAGCGCGGCGTCACCTCGGTCAAGCCCTTCCGCCCGGCCGAGCGTCTGCAGTGCGTCTTCGAGTACGTCTACTTCGCCCGCCCCGATTCGGTGCTGTGGGGGCGCAACGTGCACGCGGTCCGCAAGGCGCTCGGCCACCAGCTGGCCCGCGAGTATCCGGTGGCCGCCGATCTGGTCATCGCGGTGCCGGACTCCGGCGTGGGGGCGGCCCTGGGCTTCTCGGAGGAGTCCGGCCTGCCCTACGACGTGGGGCTCGTCCGCAATCACTACGTGGGCCGCACCTTCATCGAGCCGCAGCAGGGCATCCGTCACTTCGGGGTGAAGGTGAAGCTCAACCCGAACCGCGAGGTGCTGGACGGCAAGCGGGTGGTGGTCATCGACGATTCCATCGTGCGCGGCACCACCAGCCGGAAGATCGTCAAGATGATCCGCGCCGCGGGGGCGCGCGAGGTGCACGTGCGCATCTCGTCGCCGCCGATCCAGTGGCCCTGCTACTACGGCATCGACACGCCCACGCGTCGCGAGCTGATCGGGGCGAGCCACAAGGTCGAGGAGATCCAGCGCTACCTCGGCGCGGACTCCCTCGGCTACCTGTCGCTCGAAGGGATGCTCAAGGCCACCGGGTCCGATCCGCATCATTTCTGTCACGCGTGCTTCACCGGCCAGTACCAGGTCGGCTTCGAGTCCGAGGAGTTGGCGCAGCTCAGGCTGTTCGAACCGTAGGGAGTATGGATCCGCTGACGTATCGGGCGGCCGGCGTGGACATCCAGGCCGGCGACCTCGCGGTCCGCCGCATCGCGCCGCTCGCGGCGTCCACGCACCGGCCGGAAGTGCTGGGCGGCATCGGGGCCTTTGCCGCCTTCTGCCGCGTGCCCGAGGGCTACCGAGACCCGGTGCTCGTCTCCTCCACCGACGGCGTCGGCACCAAGCTGCGCATCGCGATCATGGCGGATCGCCACGACACCGTCGGCATCGACCTGGTCGCGATGGGCGTCAACGATGTCCTCGTCCACGGAGCCGAGCCGCTCTTCTTCCTCGACTATCTCGCGGTGAACCGCGTCGACCCCGAGCGCATCGAGGCCATCGTGGCCGGGATCGCCGCGGGCTGCCGGCAGGCCGGGTGCGCGCTGGTGGGCGGCGAGACCGCCGAGATGGGCTCGTTCTACGCTCCGGGGGAATACGACCTGGCCGGCTTCGCGGTGGGCGTGGCCGAGCGAAGCGCGCTCGTGACCGGCCAGCACGTCGCGGTCGGCGACCGGGTGCTGGGCCTCGCCTCCTCGGGCCTGCACTCCAACGGCTACACGCTCGCGCGCGAGGCCGTCTTCGTCCGCATGGGGCTCAAGCTGGGCGATCCCATCCCGGGCACCGGCCGGAGCGTGGTCGAGGAGCTGCTCGAGCCCACCCGCATCTACGTGAAGCCGGTGCTGGGGGTGCTGCGGGAGGTGACGGTGAAGGCGATGGCCCACGTCACGGGCGGCGGCATCAGCGAGAACCTGCCGCGCGTGCTTCCGTCGGGGCGGCGCGCGCGCATCGATCCGGCCGCCTGGACGGTGCCGCCGATCTTCCCGGCGATCCAGCGGGCCGCCGCGGTGGACGACGCCGAGATGCGCCGGACGTTCAACATGGGGGTGGGCTTCGTGCTGATCGTCTCGCCCGCCGATATCGCGACGGTCATCGAGCGGCTGCAGACCGCGGGCGAGCGATGCTTCGAGATCGGGGAGGTCGTGGCCGGGGAGCCCGGGGTGGATTATGTCTGAGCGGCTGCGGGTGGGTGTCCTGGCCTCGGGCCGCGGATCCAACTTCCGGGCGCTCGCCGAGGCCGCAGCGGCCGGCCGCATCCCCGCCGCGATCGTGGTGCTGATCTGCGACCGGCCGGGCGCGCCGGTGCTCGACATCGCCCGCGCGCACCGCGTCGACGCGGTGGTGCTGGACGGCAAGCAGCAGCCCTCGCGCGAGGCCCACGAGAAGGCAGTGATCGCCGCGCTCGAGGAGCGCCGCGTGGGCCTGGTGTGTCTGGCCGGCTACATGCGCCTGCTCACCGCCGCGTTCGTCGACCACTTCCGCGGACGCCTGCTGAACATCCATCCGTCGCTGCTGCCCGCGTTCCCCGGGCTGCACCCGCATCGGCAGGCGCTCGGGCACGGGGTGAAGGTCGCGGGGGCCACCGTGCACTTCGTCGACGAGGGGACGGACACCGGACCGATCGTGCTGCAGGCCGCGGTGCCGGTGCGGCCCGACGACACCGAGACGACCCTGTCCGAGCGGATCCTCGCGGAGGAGCACCGGCTCTATCCGGAGGCGGTGCGCCTCTTCGCGGAGGGCCGCCTCGAGATCCGCGGGCGGCAGGTCCACATCAGGGAGAGCTCATGAGCCGAGTGCGCCGTGCCCTCATCAGCGTCCACGACAAGACGGGCGTCGTCGACTTCGCGCGCGGTCTGCACGCGCTGGGTGCCGAGATCCTGTCCACCGGCGGGACCGCCCGGCTGCTCCGCGACTCCGGCGTGCCGGTCGTCGACGTGGCCGAGGTCACCGGCTTTCCCGAGATGCTCGACGGGCGCGTGAAGACGCTGCACCCGGCCGTGCACGGCGGCATCCTGGCCCGCCGCGACCTGCCCGAGCACGCGGCCGCGCTCGAGCGGCACGGGATCCGGCCGATCGATCTGGTCGCGGTGACGCTCTACCCGTTCGAGAAGACGGTGGCTACGCCCGGCGTGATGCTCGACGAGGCCATCGAGAACATCGACATCGGCGGCCCCAGCATGATCCGAGGCGCGGCCAAGAACCACGCGCACGTCGCGGTGGTGACCGACCCCGGCCAGTACGGGCCGGTGCTCGACGAGCTGCGGACGTCCGGCGATGGGCTCTCCGATGCCACCCGCTTCCGGCTCGCCTTCGAGGCCTTCC
This window contains:
- the purL gene encoding phosphoribosylformylglycinamidine synthase subunit PurL produces the protein MTAGDPKVTLELAQSHGLTAEEYDRIIRRLSREPTFTELGLFSALWSEHCAYKHSRVFLRSLPTRAAHVLQGPGENAGIVDLGGDLALTFKIESHNHPSFIEPFQGAATGVGGILRDIFTMGARPIAVLDSLRFGDPADPRTRRLIEGVVSGIGWYGNCFGVPNLGGEVGFAPEYAGNPLVNAMAVGLVSKRGIFRARAEGVGNPVFYVGAKTGRDGIHGATMASSTFDETAEERRPTVQVGDPFTEKLLLEACLEAMATGAIVGIQDMGAAGLACACSEMPARAGMGMEIEASRVPQRETGMTPYEIMLSESQERMLLVAARGREDDVRRTFAKWELDAVDIGTVTDDGLLRVRFHGAVVAEVPVKALADEAPVYEKPTARPEWQDALAGFDPLSVATGTDASATLLDLLASPGIASKEWVYRQYDQQVGINSLVLPGSDAGVLRIKGTRTGVAVTTDCNARFVYLDPRAGAAMAVAEAARNLSVSGARPLGLTDCLNFGSPERPEILWQFKEAVAGISEACRALEIPVVGGNVSFYNETLGQAVLPTPVVGMAGILDDVEARCTQWFAEEGDRIALLGPDTVSLGGSEWLWARHRRVAGRLAPLDLAVERAVQEACRAAIGARLLGSAHDCAEGGLAVTLVEACVTGPRRLGAEVALGPARGPADLILFGEGPSRVLVSVKVARAQHFEQLMKEFRVTWRFIGRVGGDRLRIWNDEGSLVDLELDRISGAWRGGFERHVS
- the purF gene encoding amidophosphoribosyltransferase, with protein sequence MSAEATPIELDDDKFHDECGLFGIWNHAEAANVVYLGLYALQHRGQESAGIASTDGEHFQVEKAMGWVADVFSRDRLKRLPGHRAVGHVRYSTAGSSNLRNAQPITGTTAHGPVAVAHNGNLVNAEALREELEKDGAVFQSSSDTEVILHLLARSEGATLVDQLARALTRVRGAYTLLLLTPDSVIGVRDPSGFRPLTLGRLDDALVLASETCALDLMEAKVERDVEPGEIVVIDERGVTSVKPFRPAERLQCVFEYVYFARPDSVLWGRNVHAVRKALGHQLAREYPVAADLVIAVPDSGVGAALGFSEESGLPYDVGLVRNHYVGRTFIEPQQGIRHFGVKVKLNPNREVLDGKRVVVIDDSIVRGTTSRKIVKMIRAAGAREVHVRISSPPIQWPCYYGIDTPTRRELIGASHKVEEIQRYLGADSLGYLSLEGMLKATGSDPHHFCHACFTGQYQVGFESEELAQLRLFEP
- the purM gene encoding phosphoribosylformylglycinamidine cyclo-ligase yields the protein MDPLTYRAAGVDIQAGDLAVRRIAPLAASTHRPEVLGGIGAFAAFCRVPEGYRDPVLVSSTDGVGTKLRIAIMADRHDTVGIDLVAMGVNDVLVHGAEPLFFLDYLAVNRVDPERIEAIVAGIAAGCRQAGCALVGGETAEMGSFYAPGEYDLAGFAVGVAERSALVTGQHVAVGDRVLGLASSGLHSNGYTLAREAVFVRMGLKLGDPIPGTGRSVVEELLEPTRIYVKPVLGVLREVTVKAMAHVTGGGISENLPRVLPSGRRARIDPAAWTVPPIFPAIQRAAAVDDAEMRRTFNMGVGFVLIVSPADIATVIERLQTAGERCFEIGEVVAGEPGVDYV
- the purN gene encoding phosphoribosylglycinamide formyltransferase, producing the protein MSERLRVGVLASGRGSNFRALAEAAAAGRIPAAIVVLICDRPGAPVLDIARAHRVDAVVLDGKQQPSREAHEKAVIAALEERRVGLVCLAGYMRLLTAAFVDHFRGRLLNIHPSLLPAFPGLHPHRQALGHGVKVAGATVHFVDEGTDTGPIVLQAAVPVRPDDTETTLSERILAEEHRLYPEAVRLFAEGRLEIRGRQVHIRESS